From one Anopheles cruzii chromosome 3, idAnoCruzAS_RS32_06, whole genome shotgun sequence genomic stretch:
- the LOC128273124 gene encoding methionine--tRNA ligase, mitochondrial, giving the protein MVTRWIFSRGFASQMKHSFVTTPIFYVNAAPHIGHLYSAVIADAVHRFNRITSRGAPESCSLSTGTDEHGMKIQQAAVLHSTSTEDYCNAISAKYRELFRCFHIDYTRFIRTTDVDHRHAVQAFWRTLADSGSIYSASYAGWYCVPDETFLTDSQLKENERGEKCSVESGHPVEWTEEQNYMFRLSQYQDEVRYWVKGLKERVQPEKFQRILLDYLEDPLPDISISRPVSRVSWGVPVPTDPSQSVYVWLDALVNYLTVAGYPDEGFRTRWPPTAQVLGKDILKFHGIYWPAFLIAAKLEPPHQLLVHSHWTVDNQKMSKSKFNVIDPHERAELYTHEGLRYFLLREGVAHSDGNYSDTKVVRILNSELADTLGNLLSRCCGKALNPASVYPALNEEAFEQLKSIDITNRLLEVLMEMPDKTFQHYKKYNFYLVVDTVIHLLHTANNFFEVTAPWKLKKSENPKDRAKLNAILSITMEVLRQVAIVTQPIVPVLTDQLLNKLSIPTSARTWEHTKLSFRTQDISLSDQESILFRRIVPATEKENRQEKRAVKKR; this is encoded by the exons ATGGTGACACGGTGGATTTTTTCTCGGGGTTTTGCTTCTCAAATGAAGCACTCATTCGTTACTACGCCGATTTTCTACGTGAATGCCG CGCCGCACATTGGGCACCTTTACTCGGCCGTGATTGCCGATGCTGTGCATCGGTTTAACCGCATAACTAGTCGCGGAGCGCCAGAAAGCTGCTCTTTAAGCACTGGGACCGACGAGCATGGGATGAAAATTCAACAGGCCGCTGTGCTGCACTCCACCTCCACCGAAGACTACTGCAATGCAATATCGGCAAAATACCGTGAATTGTTCCGATGTTTCCACATCGATTATACACGCTTCATTCGTACGACAGATGTGGACCACCGGCATGCGGTGCAAGCATTCTGGCGTActttggccgattctggcaGCATCTATTCGGCTAGTTATGCCGGATGGTATTGCGTGCCCGATGAGACCTTTCTTACCGACAGCCAgctgaaggaaaacgaacgTGGCGAAAAGTGTTCCGTCGAATCAGGGCATCCTGTCGAATGGACGGAAGAGCAGAATTATATGTTTCGATTGAGTCAATACCAGGACGAGGTGCGGTACTGGGTGAAAGGCCTTAAGGAACGTGTACAACCGGAAAAATTCCAACGCATTTTGCTTGATTATCTCGAAGACCCATTGCCGGATATATCGATTTCTCGACCTGTAAGTCGCGTTTCATGGGGTGTGCCAGTACCGACGGATCCTTCTCAGTCGGTCTATGTGTGGCTAGATGCGCTGGTTAACTACCTCACCGTGGCAGGGTATCCAGATGAAGGTTTCCGtacacggtggccaccgactgCACAAGTGCTTGGAAAAGATATACTGAAGTTCCATGGAATCTACTGGCCAGCGTTCTTGATCGCGGCTAAACTGGAACCACCCCACCAACTGCTGGTACACTCGCACTGGACGGTTGACAACCAGAAAATGTCCAAAAGCAAGTTTAACGTGATCGATCCCCACGAACGTGCCGAACTGTACACGCATGAAGGGCTTCGGTACTTTTTGCTGCGTGAAGGTGTCGCACACAGCGACGGAA ATTATAGCGATACGAAAGTGGTACGCATTCTCAACTCCGAGTTGGCCGACACACTAGGAAACTTACTTTCACGATGCTGCGGAAAAGCGTTGAATCCGGCATCCGTCTATCCTGCGTTGAATGAAGAGGCTTTCGAGCAACTAAAATCAATTGATATAACGAACCGATTGTTAGAGGTGTTGATGGAAATGCCAG ATAAAACGTTTCAACATTACAAAAAGTACAATTTTTACCTAGTCGTTGATACTGTTATCCATTTGCTGCACACCGCCAATAATTTCTTTGAGGTAACGGCTCCATGGAAGCTGAAGAAGAGCGAGAACCCGAAAGATCGAGCCAAACTGAATGCCATCCTTTCTATCACAATGGAGGTGCTTCGTCAAGTAGCCATCGTAACACAGCCCATCGTTCCGGTGCTAACGGACCAGTTGTTGAACAAACTGAGTATTCCGACATCGGCGCGAACGTGGGAACACACCAAACTATCGTTCCGAACACAGGACATCTCTTTGAGTGACCAGGAAAGCATTCTATTCCGACGTATCGTTCCTGcgaccgaaaaggaaaaccgacaGGAAAAACGTGCGGTTAAAAAACGGTAG
- the LOC128274051 gene encoding uncharacterized protein LOC128274051 produces MYPPILVLLLALVSICNQTSALELQEDVDGRESYDYSSPYAGTGSLLGYGSTGAMEEPVTGVTVGAPELQAPAVLLATVYYQHPPKELPEDYAAPVAVRGSSSEEERVNGAGVSFNSSEVTGDDLYLTTSAVEGAVFTERNDSAEHQPEETRLTPADHEARASVPLAFLSDRPNDDASASDDRSHHRPSQEEPMLGSRSLEHHHHSHEAPSEATNFLYSGTSDDHHHHGQVANESSEQLGSDVSRRFDSSDASDDENSVEDDSQEEETLAIATTTGSSFGAELEPPVAGGSGPHKPSPYPSIDDSKISKTELLARLIGDRNLRMPIAFLVDASNDSLAFTKRVLDVSLVPKTPLDAILMSYNGTGVSNSNAFRNTKSLMDAVNSLKPIYNRGGSEYSGICRTSQEVPYDSAIFLATSKATSDPQQARTAAIALLKKRIRLYIIWFGDEMDTSQRLDNQTALHELAYKTGGRVIHFDIDRYFGNNPLLTTLTFARDLHGSQSIPISVGEDVSSLYFKMRGHLDKATLEAPHGSIVVLDLLRKGTQHKCKWLERGGSPSPVGQPTESTALAHRLPIYLCHLNVTLGPGVYRLNISSNDPTGYSVAVKTPEAIWLGIVPYDVEPDPAMAHGWEHEGTELLSNNLGGETHLQRSSGGSSKLPRSSGEEHRFARQTELTDEDSGIISGRASIQAITKVDVGVNSQLIGSRGQTLQLYFEVTNYRQTPITYFFRVTDELAFLRSLNPGQATLSPGQSINVIVTLVVAPAAEIGSRDKVTFSTTGVDQVSQSAWVTVSDSAGLADTTRPSLWYTYSSRCEYRSTPATCTGAFWTLEVMARDYETGLMRISSSPAGLLYKTPFTAGTRDEVRASYTASCCQPRVTVTAYDVSRNVRSLNLDVTDIWLNEAGIAAVVLGVLLFIALVILLVLLVRYCIRKRRQSKELPIYRGAEPLSTRRTK; encoded by the exons atgtaTCCCCCAATcctagtgctgctgctggcgttaGTGTCCATCTGCAACCAGACGTCGGCTTTGGAGCTGCAGGAGGACGTGGATGGGCGTGAAAGTTACGATTATTCTAGTCCCTACGCCGGCACCGGGTCACTGCTCGGGTACGGCAGCACCGGCGCGATGGAAGAGCCAGTAACTGGTGTCACGGTGGGCGCACCGGAACTGCAGGCTCCGGCCGTGCTGCTGGCTACCGTCTACTATCAACACCCGCCGAAGGAACTGCCGGAAGATTACGCCGCGCCAGTGGCGGTGCGCGGTAGCAGTAGTGAAGAGGAACGTGTCAACGGTGCTGGTGTCAGTTTCAACAGCTCGGAAGTGACCGGTGACGATCTGTACCTTACCACCAGCGCGGTGGAGGGTGCGGTGtttacggaacggaacgacagCGCAGAACACCAACCGGAAGAGACCCGCTTGACGCCCGCGGACCACGAGGCACGGGCCAGTGTTCCGCTCGCGTTTCTCAGCGATCGCCCAAACGACGATGCTTCGGCATCCGACGATCGTTCGCACCACCGGCCATCGCAAGAGGAACCAATGCTGGGCAGTCGGTCATTGGAACATCACCACCACTCGCACGAAGCGCCCTCCGAGGCCACCAACTTCCTGTACAGTGGCACCAGCGacgaccatcaccaccacgggcaGGTGGCCAACGAAAGCTCGGAACAGTTGGGCAGCGACGTGTCCCGGCGGTTCGATTCGTCCGATGCGAGCGACGACGAGAACAGTGTGGAAGACGACTCGCAGGAAGAGGAAACGCTAGCGATCGCCACGACGACCGGATCCTCGTTCGGGGCGGAACTAGAGCCTCCTGTAGCCGGGGGAAGCGGCCCGCATAAGCCGTCGCCCTACCCGTCGATCGATGATAGTAAAATCTCCAAAACCGAGCTCCTGGCGAGGCTGATCGGTGACAGGAACTTGCGGATGCCGATCGCGTTCCTCGTCGACGCTTCGAACGATTCGCTTGCCTTCACGAAGCGGGTGCTCGACGTGTCGCTCGTCCCCAAGACGCCCCTGGACGCCATTCTAATGAGCTACAACGGAACCG GTGTCTCCAACTCGAATGCTTTCCGCAACACCAAGAGTCTGATGGACGCGGTTAACTCGCTGAAACCGATCTATAATCGGGGCGGTAGCGAGTACAGCGGGATTTGTCGTACCTCTCAGGAAGTCCCGTACGACAGTGCCATCTTCCTGGCCACGAGTAAGGCGACATCCGATCCACAACAGGCCCGCACGGCGGCCATCGCGTTGCTCAAAAAGCGAATTCGG CTGTACATCATTTGGTTCGGCGATGAAATGGACACCAGCCAACGGTTGGACAACCAAACGGCCCTTCACGAGCTGGCCTACAAGACTGGTGGCCGCGTGATACACTTTGACATTGACCGGTACTTTGGCAACAATCCACTTTTG ACTACGCTTACGTTCGCTCGAGATCTGCACGGTAGCCAATCGATTCCCATCAGCGTCGGCGAAGACGTGAGCAGTTTGTACTTCAAAATGCGCGGCCATCTGGACAAAGCCACCCTGGAAGCTCCACACG GTTCCATCGTTGTGCTGGATTTGTTACGCAAAGGTACGCAACATAAGTGCAAATGGCTAGAACGGGGCGGTAGTCCATCACCCGTCGGTCAACCAACGGAATCAACCGCACTCGCCCATCGGCTACCAATTTACTTGTGCCACCTGAACGTAACCCTCGGACCGGGTGTCTATCGGTTGAACATATCATCGAACGATCCCACGGGCTACAGTGTGGCCGTGAAAACACCAGAAGCCATTTGGCTCGGCATCGTTCCATACG ATGTCGAACCTGACCCAGCTATGGCGCACGGATGGGAGCACGAAGGAACGGAACTGCTCAGCAACAATTTAGGTGGAGAGACCCATCTTCAGCGCAGTTCCGGTGGAAG TTCGAAACTACCGCGATCAAGTGGTGAAGAGCACCGCTTCGCTCGGCAAACCGAGCTAACGGACGAGGACAGCGGCATCATCAGTGGGCGCGCTTCAATACAGGCGATCACGAAAGTGGATGTCGGTGTCAACTCGCAGCTGATCGGTTCTCGAGGCCAAACGTTGCAGCTGTACTTCGAGGTGACCAACTACCGCCAGACACCGATCACATATTTTTTCCGCGTTACAGACGAACTGGCATTTCTGCGCTCACTCAATCCCGGACA AGCAACACTGAGCCCCGGTCAATCGATTAACGTGATCGTCACGCTGGTCGTAGCACCGGCGGCCGAAATCGGGAGCCGCGATAAAGTTACTTTCTCCACAACTGGCGTCGATCAGGTATCGCAGTCGGCCTGGGTGACCGTTTCGGATTCGGCAGGCCTGGCGGACACAACCCGTCCGTCGCTGTGGTACACCTACTCGAGCCGTTGCGAGTATCGCTCCACGCCGGCCACCTGTACCGGAGCGTTCTGGACGCTGGAGGTGATGGCTCGTGACTACGAAACGGGTCTGATGCGCATCTCCTCGAGTCCGGCGGGGCTACTCTACAAAACGCCCTTCACGGCCGGTACGCGAGATGAGGTGCGTGCCAGTTACACCGCTTCCTGCTGTCAACCGCGTGTTACCGTGACGGCGTACGATGTCAGCCGGAACGTTCGCAGTCTCAATCTAGATGTGACCGACATATGGCTCAACGAGGCGGGCATCGCGGCCGTAGTGCTCGGAGTATTACTCTTCATTGCCCTAGTCATTCTACTGGTCCTGCTCGTGCGATACTGCATCCGAAAGCGACGGCAATCGAAAGAGTTGCCGATTTATCGAGGCGCCGAACCGCTCAGTACGCGACGCACCAAGTGA
- the LOC128272731 gene encoding ADAM 17-like protease isoform X1, producing MSSPGAIVAVVLVVSFVVLITPLKGQLHKNLKYYETLHANDLSHRIEKRGAKHSNHPFNTIKEVEFRVLGKNFRLILHPQASVLHSNFRAYSVDGNGSESIVHLDRSNFFKGRVFGEMQSHVSAHIDDGVLTASVVLPEETYHIEPSWRHLPHQTDRRHMIAYRASDIKFSWDHIDSVGGELGGVPRTCGYVKEGLELEQDDESDEHAGEFDSEPTPESVWHSEDAPRESKLKRHKRQADQYEYTPTKTRCPLLLVADYRFFQEMGGSNTKTTINYLISLIDRVHKIYNDTIWQDRSDQEGFKGMGFVIKKIVVHSEPTRVRGGEAHYNMVREKWDVRNLLEVFSREYSHKDFCLAHLFTDLKFEGGILGLAYVGSPRRNSVGGICTPEYFKNGYTLYLNSGLSSSRNHYGQRVITREADLVTAHEFGHNWGSEHDPDIPECSPSASQGGSFLMYTYSVSGYDVNNKKFSPCSLRSIRKVLQAKSGRCFSEPEESFCGNLRVEGDEQCDAGLLGTEDNDACCDKNCKLRRNQGAVCSDKNSPCCQNCQYMMAGVKCREAQYATCEQEARCTGNHAECPKSPPMSDGTMCQERGQCRNGKCVPYCETQGLQSCMCDIIADACKRCCRQSINETCFPVEPPDVLPDGTPCIQGFCNKGMCEKTIQDVVERFWDIIEEININKVLRFLRDNIVMAVVMLTALFWIPVSCVIAYFDRKKRKEDWKEYEWSQKLDLIHPSDRRRVIHIRVPRQKITVARM from the exons ATGTCTTCCCCTGGCGccatcgtggccgtggtgctTGTGGTATCGTTTGTAGTGTTAATCACTCCATTAAAAG GCCAACTGCACAAAAACCTCAAGTACTACGAAACGCTGCACGCAAACGACTTGTCACATCGGATAGAGAAGCGCGGCGCCAAGCACAGTAACCATCCGTTCAACACCATCAAGGAGGTGGAGTTTCGGGTGTTGGGAAAGAACTTTCGTCTCATTCTGCACCCGCAAGCATCCGTGCTGCACAGCAACTTTCGCGCCTACTCAGTCGATGGTAACGGCAGCGAATCGATCGTACACCTCGATCGAAGTAACTTTTTCAAGGGACGTGTGTTTGGCGAAATGCAATCGCACGTCAGTGCCCACATCGACGATGGTGTGCTAACGGCATCGGTCGTACTGCCAGAGGAAACGTACCACATTGAACCGTCCTGGCGTCATCTGCCACATCAGACCGATCGACGCCACATGATTGCGTACCGCGCGTCGGATATCAAGTTCAGCTGGGACCACATCGATTCGGTTGGTGGTGAACTGGGCGGAGTGCCGAGGACCTGTGGATACGTAAAGGAAGGACTGGAGCTCGAACAGGATGACGAAAGCGACGAACATGCTGGTGAATTCGACAGTGAACCCACGCCGGAATCGGTGTGGCATTCGGAGGATGCTCCACGTGAAAGCAAACTAAAGCGTCACAAAAGACAGGCCGACCAGTATGAGTACACTCCGACGAAAACCCGCTGCCCGTTGCTCCTCGTCGCGGATTACCGATTCTTCCAAGAGATGGGAGGAAGCAACACGAAAACCACTATCAACTATCTG ATAAGTCTCATCGATCGTGTGCACAAGATCTACAACGATACCATCTGGCAAGACCGTTCCGATCAGGAAGGTTTCAAGGGAATGGGTTTCGTGATCAAGAAAATCGTGGTCCACTCGGAACCGACTAGAGTGCGTGGCGGAGAGGCGCACTACAATATGGTACGAGAGAAGTGGGATGTAAGAAACTTGCTTGAG gtCTTCTCTCGTGAGTACAGCCACAAGGACTTCTGTTTGGCTCACCTTTTCACGGATCTAAAGTTTGAAGGTGGCATCCTCGGGCTGGCCTACGTAGGTTCGCCGCGCCGTAATTCCGTCGGAGGCATCTGCACGCCAG AATATTTCAAAAATGGCTACACCCTCTATCTGAACTCCGGACTGAGCAGTTCGCGCAACCACTACGGCCAACGTGTCATTACTCGCGAGGCGGATCTGGTGACGGCTCACGAGTTCGGCCACAATTGGGGCTCGGAGCACGATCCCGACATACCGGAGTGCTCCCCGAGCGCCTCGCAAGGGGGCAGCTTCCTCATGTACACCTACTCGGTCAGTGGGTACGATGTGAACAATAAGAAGTTTTCGCCATGCTCGCTACGCTCGATCCGTAAGGTGCTGCAAGCGAAATCGGGACGGTGCTTCTCGGAGCCAGAGGAATCGTTCTGCGGCAATCTGCGCGTGGAGGGCGACGAGCAGTGCGACGCAGGGTTGCTGGGGACTGAGGATAATGATGCATGCTGCGATAAGAACTGCAAGTTACGCCGCAATCAGGGCGCGGTGTGCAGCGACAAGAATTCACCCTGCTGCCAGAACTGCCAGTACATGATGGCAGGCGTCAAGTGCCGGGAGGCACAGTACGCAACTTGCGAGCAGGAAGCACGCTGCACCGGTAATCATGCCGAGTGTCCGAAAAGTCCGCCGATGAGCGATGGCACGATGTGTCAGGAGAGGGGCCAATGCCGTAACGGCAAGTGCGTCCCGTACTGCGAGACACAAGGCCTGCAGAGCTGCATGTGTGACATCATAGCGGACGCGTGTAAACGCTGCTGCCGACAGAGCATCAACGAAACGTGCTTCCCGGTTGAACCTCCCGACGTGCTGCCGGACGGAACACCCTGCATACAGGGCTTCTGCAACAAAGGGATGTGCGAAAAGACGATCCAAGACGTGGTGGAGCGATTCTGGGACATTATCGAggaaatcaacatcaacaagGTGTTGCGCTTTTTGCGTGACAACATTGTCA TGGCAGTTGTAATGCTCACGGCACTCTTCTGGATACCGGTAAGCTGTGTGATTGCCTACTTTGAccggaagaaaagaaaagaggaTTGGAAAGAGTATGAGTGGAGTCAGAAACTGGATCTTATTCATCCAAGTGATCGGCGAAGGGTAATCCACATCAG AGTACCAAGACAGAAGATTACCGTTGCCAGAATGTAG
- the LOC128272731 gene encoding ADAM 17-like protease isoform X2, giving the protein MSSPGAIVAVVLVVSFVVCTSASTGQLHKNLKYYETLHANDLSHRIEKRGAKHSNHPFNTIKEVEFRVLGKNFRLILHPQASVLHSNFRAYSVDGNGSESIVHLDRSNFFKGRVFGEMQSHVSAHIDDGVLTASVVLPEETYHIEPSWRHLPHQTDRRHMIAYRASDIKFSWDHIDSVGGELGGVPRTCGYVKEGLELEQDDESDEHAGEFDSEPTPESVWHSEDAPRESKLKRHKRQADQYEYTPTKTRCPLLLVADYRFFQEMGGSNTKTTINYLISLIDRVHKIYNDTIWQDRSDQEGFKGMGFVIKKIVVHSEPTRVRGGEAHYNMVREKWDVRNLLEVFSREYSHKDFCLAHLFTDLKFEGGILGLAYVGSPRRNSVGGICTPEYFKNGYTLYLNSGLSSSRNHYGQRVITREADLVTAHEFGHNWGSEHDPDIPECSPSASQGGSFLMYTYSVSGYDVNNKKFSPCSLRSIRKVLQAKSGRCFSEPEESFCGNLRVEGDEQCDAGLLGTEDNDACCDKNCKLRRNQGAVCSDKNSPCCQNCQYMMAGVKCREAQYATCEQEARCTGNHAECPKSPPMSDGTMCQERGQCRNGKCVPYCETQGLQSCMCDIIADACKRCCRQSINETCFPVEPPDVLPDGTPCIQGFCNKGMCEKTIQDVVERFWDIIEEININKVLRFLRDNIVMAVVMLTALFWIPVSCVIAYFDRKKRKEDWKEYEWSQKLDLIHPSDRRRVIHIRVPRQKITVARM; this is encoded by the exons ATGTCTTCCCCTGGCGccatcgtggccgtggtgctTGTGGTATCGTTTGTAGT GTGTACCTCTGCTTCCACAGGCCAACTGCACAAAAACCTCAAGTACTACGAAACGCTGCACGCAAACGACTTGTCACATCGGATAGAGAAGCGCGGCGCCAAGCACAGTAACCATCCGTTCAACACCATCAAGGAGGTGGAGTTTCGGGTGTTGGGAAAGAACTTTCGTCTCATTCTGCACCCGCAAGCATCCGTGCTGCACAGCAACTTTCGCGCCTACTCAGTCGATGGTAACGGCAGCGAATCGATCGTACACCTCGATCGAAGTAACTTTTTCAAGGGACGTGTGTTTGGCGAAATGCAATCGCACGTCAGTGCCCACATCGACGATGGTGTGCTAACGGCATCGGTCGTACTGCCAGAGGAAACGTACCACATTGAACCGTCCTGGCGTCATCTGCCACATCAGACCGATCGACGCCACATGATTGCGTACCGCGCGTCGGATATCAAGTTCAGCTGGGACCACATCGATTCGGTTGGTGGTGAACTGGGCGGAGTGCCGAGGACCTGTGGATACGTAAAGGAAGGACTGGAGCTCGAACAGGATGACGAAAGCGACGAACATGCTGGTGAATTCGACAGTGAACCCACGCCGGAATCGGTGTGGCATTCGGAGGATGCTCCACGTGAAAGCAAACTAAAGCGTCACAAAAGACAGGCCGACCAGTATGAGTACACTCCGACGAAAACCCGCTGCCCGTTGCTCCTCGTCGCGGATTACCGATTCTTCCAAGAGATGGGAGGAAGCAACACGAAAACCACTATCAACTATCTG ATAAGTCTCATCGATCGTGTGCACAAGATCTACAACGATACCATCTGGCAAGACCGTTCCGATCAGGAAGGTTTCAAGGGAATGGGTTTCGTGATCAAGAAAATCGTGGTCCACTCGGAACCGACTAGAGTGCGTGGCGGAGAGGCGCACTACAATATGGTACGAGAGAAGTGGGATGTAAGAAACTTGCTTGAG gtCTTCTCTCGTGAGTACAGCCACAAGGACTTCTGTTTGGCTCACCTTTTCACGGATCTAAAGTTTGAAGGTGGCATCCTCGGGCTGGCCTACGTAGGTTCGCCGCGCCGTAATTCCGTCGGAGGCATCTGCACGCCAG AATATTTCAAAAATGGCTACACCCTCTATCTGAACTCCGGACTGAGCAGTTCGCGCAACCACTACGGCCAACGTGTCATTACTCGCGAGGCGGATCTGGTGACGGCTCACGAGTTCGGCCACAATTGGGGCTCGGAGCACGATCCCGACATACCGGAGTGCTCCCCGAGCGCCTCGCAAGGGGGCAGCTTCCTCATGTACACCTACTCGGTCAGTGGGTACGATGTGAACAATAAGAAGTTTTCGCCATGCTCGCTACGCTCGATCCGTAAGGTGCTGCAAGCGAAATCGGGACGGTGCTTCTCGGAGCCAGAGGAATCGTTCTGCGGCAATCTGCGCGTGGAGGGCGACGAGCAGTGCGACGCAGGGTTGCTGGGGACTGAGGATAATGATGCATGCTGCGATAAGAACTGCAAGTTACGCCGCAATCAGGGCGCGGTGTGCAGCGACAAGAATTCACCCTGCTGCCAGAACTGCCAGTACATGATGGCAGGCGTCAAGTGCCGGGAGGCACAGTACGCAACTTGCGAGCAGGAAGCACGCTGCACCGGTAATCATGCCGAGTGTCCGAAAAGTCCGCCGATGAGCGATGGCACGATGTGTCAGGAGAGGGGCCAATGCCGTAACGGCAAGTGCGTCCCGTACTGCGAGACACAAGGCCTGCAGAGCTGCATGTGTGACATCATAGCGGACGCGTGTAAACGCTGCTGCCGACAGAGCATCAACGAAACGTGCTTCCCGGTTGAACCTCCCGACGTGCTGCCGGACGGAACACCCTGCATACAGGGCTTCTGCAACAAAGGGATGTGCGAAAAGACGATCCAAGACGTGGTGGAGCGATTCTGGGACATTATCGAggaaatcaacatcaacaagGTGTTGCGCTTTTTGCGTGACAACATTGTCA TGGCAGTTGTAATGCTCACGGCACTCTTCTGGATACCGGTAAGCTGTGTGATTGCCTACTTTGAccggaagaaaagaaaagaggaTTGGAAAGAGTATGAGTGGAGTCAGAAACTGGATCTTATTCATCCAAGTGATCGGCGAAGGGTAATCCACATCAG AGTACCAAGACAGAAGATTACCGTTGCCAGAATGTAG
- the LOC128270051 gene encoding tRNA (guanine(10)-N2)-methyltransferase homolog, which translates to MSGSWKKYVLWFAQEHVDFRQAEITSLLRICNIQMKTCSPTHNPERPFWIVELQNDEAARKLASRSMSLRCIFELWAHSALGLNAFHQQLRDHIAFNRALLEQHFQADKTFKVTVETYNKRFSQREKVEKIETMNYLPIEGQVDLRNPDVPFWYVEYWGMDPTDVPDQPYDVLFGRWIADGSRDMINEISLKKRKFIGNTSMDPQLSLLMANQALVQKGDLVLDPFAGSGSLLVAAAKFGAYVIGGDIDYMIVHGKSKPTRVNQKVREKDESIYANLQQYGCGGQFVDVLIADFSRSIWTNNFVFDSIITDPPYGIREATERIEFKTKRKTTVMTEDAVHYPSTSPYQLCQMYRDLLQFSAQHLKLGGRLVTWFPTLKKDYSADLLPRHKCLVLVADSEQPLSGYSSRRLLTYEKVSEDENGLDAFEMPGALVENYRERFFTQLLEENGTRKERRLAMREVGRREAMERGKEQQPDGKWRFPERKPDE; encoded by the exons ATGAGCGGATCGTGGAAAAAATATGTGCTTTGGTTTGCCCAAGAACACGTCGACTTTCGCCAAGCG GAAATTACTTCACTGTTGCGAATATGCAACATTCAAATGAAAACTTGCTCGCCAACCCACAATCCGGAGCGGCCGTTCTGGATCGTAGAGTTACAAAACGACGAAGCGGCACGAAAGCTGGCTTCTCGGTCGATGTCGTTACGATGCATTTTCGAACTTTGGGCCCACTCGGCCCTCGGACTCAACGCattccaccagcagctccgTGACCACATCGCGTTCAATCGGGCACTACTTGAACAACACTTTCAGGCGGACAAAACCTTCAAGGTAACGGTCGAAACGTACAACAAACGCTTTAGCCAACGGGAAAAGGTggagaaaatcgaaacaatgaACTACCTGCCCATCGAGGGTCAGGTTGATTTGAGGAATCCCGACGTTCCGTTTTGGTACGTCGAGTATTGGGGCATGGATCCGACGGACGTGCCGGACCAACCGTACGATGTGCTGTTCGGCCGATGGATCGCCGATGGTAGCCGGGATATGATCAATGAAATATCCTTgaagaagagaaaattcaTCGGCAACACGTCAATGGATCCGCAACTTTCATTGCTGATGGCCAATCAGGCATTGGTTCAGAAGGGCGATCTGGTGCTGGATCCATTCGCCGGTTCCGGATCACTGTTGGTCGCAGCGGCAAAGTTTGGAGCTTACGTGATCGGAGGCGACATCGACTACATGATCGTGCACGGAAAGTCGAAACCGACACGAGTGAATCAGAAAGTGCGCGAGAAGGATGAAAGCATTTACGCGAACTTGCAGCAGTACGGCTGCGGCGGCCAATTTGTCGATGTGCTGATAGCAGATTTTTCGCGCAGCATCTGGACGAACAATTTCGTTTTCGACAGTATTATTACCGATC CACCGTACGGTATTCGcgaggccaccgaaaggattgagttcaaaacgaaacgaaagacaaCGGTTATGACGGAGGACGCGGTTCATTATCCTTCAACCTCGCCGTACCAATTGTGCCAGATGTATCGCGATCTGCTACAATTCTCTGCGCAACATCTGAAGCTCGGCGGGCGTTTGGTAACCTGGTTTCCCACACTGAA GAAAGATTACAGCGCCGATCTGCTTCCTCGTCACAAGTGCCTCGTGCTGGTTGCAGACTCCGAGCAACCACTTTCGGGCTACAGCTCCCGTCGGTTGCTTACGTACGAGAAGGTATCGGAAGACGAGAATGGTCTGGATGCGTTCGAAATGCCCGGAGCGCTGGTCGAAAACTATCGTGAGCGATTCTTCACTCAGCTGCTCGAGGAAAACGGCACGCGGAAGGAACGTCGCCTTGCGATGCGTGAAGTGGGGCGCAGGGAAGCGATGGAACGAGGGAAGGAGCAGCAACCGGATGGCAAGTGGCGTtttccggaacggaagccgGACGAGTGA